The Microlunatus antarcticus genome window below encodes:
- a CDS encoding FHA domain-containing protein, protein MTTSASPGLPGLTLDYCGEVHTARPGHPLVVGRDAEVAIDDNPFLHRHFLEVSDRGDLWWLSNVGTVLSATVADEFGGLQAWLAPGGQLPLVFPRTVVWFTAGPTTYELDILVTGSPFEPVRQRSELAGSVTVGRVSLTPDQHLLLVGLCEPVLKRQNRGGAVAPASNVVAARLGWTPTKLNRKLDNVCDKLTKQGVRGLHGDASRLATSRKARLVEYALATQLVTTADLALLPDASTRP, encoded by the coding sequence GTGACGACGTCCGCCTCTCCCGGGCTGCCCGGGCTGACCCTGGACTACTGCGGCGAGGTCCACACGGCCCGTCCCGGTCACCCGCTCGTCGTCGGCCGCGACGCCGAGGTCGCGATCGACGACAACCCGTTCCTGCACCGGCACTTCCTCGAGGTGTCCGACCGGGGCGACCTGTGGTGGCTGTCGAACGTCGGCACCGTGCTCAGCGCGACGGTCGCGGACGAGTTCGGCGGCCTCCAGGCCTGGCTCGCGCCGGGCGGGCAGCTGCCGCTCGTCTTCCCGCGGACGGTCGTCTGGTTCACCGCGGGTCCCACCACCTACGAGCTCGACATCCTCGTGACCGGGTCGCCCTTCGAGCCGGTCCGGCAACGGTCCGAGCTGGCCGGGTCGGTGACGGTCGGTCGGGTGTCGCTGACGCCCGACCAGCACCTCCTGCTCGTCGGCCTCTGCGAGCCCGTGCTGAAGCGCCAGAACCGGGGTGGTGCGGTGGCCCCCGCCTCGAACGTGGTCGCCGCCCGCCTCGGGTGGACGCCCACCAAGCTCAACCGCAAGCTCGACAACGTCTGCGACAAGCTGACCAAGCAGGGGGTCCGCGGCCTGCACGGGGACGCCTCGCGGCTCGCCACCAGCCGCAAGGCCCGCCTCGTCGAGTACGCGCTCGCCACCCAGCTGGTCACCACCGCCGACCTCGCCCTCCTGCCCGACGCGTCGACCCGGCCCTGA
- a CDS encoding serine/threonine-protein kinase, with protein MSGGRPEEVGPQIEGLEYRRRIGTGGYADVFLYRETSLDRDVAVKVVRETGLSEDEATGFVAEAHAMAHLAHPHIVPVFAVGRAAHGRPYLTMPFYPEGTLFDRAQTPLGVAEVLKTGVQIGSAVAYAHGAGILHRDIKPHNILRNQFGPALSDFGIAGTIADVGERIIGMSIPWSPPEVLLDTAAPSVGSDVYSLAATLWHLLTARAPFERAGDTEAALVRRIRLDPLPPLARPDVPAALEGLLRQSMAKDPRDRFSSMASFVHALQDVQRQLRLEPTDVVLVPGRRRSGVAAERTTSRTGADLSGLTRRRSDLDVPEPVDDPPAKPAEPLEQTAPGRPRTPVVLLVLVLVMAAVLLLGLLMLLLRSGGAG; from the coding sequence CTCGAGTACCGGCGCCGGATCGGCACGGGCGGCTACGCCGACGTCTTCCTCTACCGCGAGACGAGCCTCGACCGCGACGTCGCGGTGAAGGTGGTGCGGGAGACCGGGCTGTCGGAGGACGAGGCGACCGGCTTCGTCGCCGAGGCCCACGCGATGGCGCACCTGGCCCACCCGCACATCGTCCCGGTCTTCGCCGTCGGCCGGGCGGCGCACGGGCGGCCGTACCTGACGATGCCGTTCTACCCCGAGGGCACGCTCTTCGACCGGGCCCAGACCCCGCTCGGGGTGGCCGAGGTGCTCAAGACCGGCGTCCAGATCGGGAGCGCGGTGGCCTACGCGCACGGCGCGGGCATCCTCCACCGTGACATCAAGCCGCACAACATCCTGCGCAACCAGTTCGGCCCCGCGCTCAGCGACTTCGGCATCGCCGGGACGATCGCCGACGTCGGCGAGCGGATCATCGGCATGTCGATCCCGTGGTCGCCGCCGGAGGTGCTCCTCGACACGGCCGCCCCGAGCGTCGGTTCGGACGTCTACTCGCTGGCCGCCACCCTCTGGCACCTGCTGACCGCCCGCGCCCCGTTCGAGCGGGCGGGCGACACGGAGGCGGCCCTCGTCCGCCGGATCCGCCTCGACCCGCTCCCGCCGCTGGCCCGGCCGGACGTGCCTGCCGCGCTCGAGGGCCTGCTGCGCCAGTCCATGGCCAAGGACCCGCGCGACCGCTTCTCCTCGATGGCCAGCTTCGTCCACGCGCTCCAGGACGTGCAGCGCCAGCTCCGGCTCGAGCCCACCGACGTCGTGCTCGTGCCCGGGCGGCGCCGGTCGGGCGTGGCGGCGGAGCGGACGACGTCCCGGACCGGTGCCGACCTGTCCGGACTGACGCGGCGTCGGTCCGATCTCGACGTTCCCGAGCCGGTCGACGACCCGCCGGCCAAGCCGGCCGAGCCTCTGGAGCAGACCGCGCCGGGACGGCCGCGTACGCCGGTCGTGCTGCTGGTCCTCGTCCTGGTGATGGCGGCGGTCCTGCTCCTCGGTCTGCTGATGCTCCTCCTGCGCTCGGGCGGTGCCGGGTGA